In Patescibacteria group bacterium, the following proteins share a genomic window:
- a CDS encoding glycosyltransferase family 2 protein: MRVVAVVPAYNCADTISEVVSGLLRQVQEVVVVDDCSSDTTASRAEAAGATVLRHRLNRGQGAALVTGTRYALTHGADVIVHTDADGQHDAGEVPRLLAALADNTVDVALGSRFLGEAIALPMPRRIVLRLGIVFTWLFSGLWLTDTNNGFRAMTRKAADEIQIRQDRMAHASEIVDEIARLNLSYVEVPVTIRYSAASLAQGQRSSNAIKIALRLFVDTFYPHK, translated from the coding sequence ATGCGGGTAGTAGCTGTTGTGCCGGCATACAATTGCGCCGACACAATTTCTGAAGTGGTGAGTGGGTTACTGCGGCAGGTGCAGGAAGTGGTTGTGGTGGATGACTGTTCAAGTGACACGACAGCGAGCCGCGCCGAAGCCGCTGGTGCAACTGTCCTGCGACATCGACTGAATCGAGGACAAGGAGCGGCGCTCGTTACCGGTACTCGCTACGCCCTTACCCACGGCGCCGACGTCATCGTTCATACAGATGCCGACGGGCAACATGATGCGGGTGAAGTGCCGAGGCTCCTTGCAGCGCTTGCTGACAACACTGTAGACGTGGCCCTCGGTTCACGTTTTTTGGGTGAAGCAATTGCTCTCCCAATGCCACGACGAATTGTTCTGCGCCTCGGCATTGTTTTTACATGGCTTTTTTCAGGGCTTTGGTTAACCGACACCAATAACGGGTTTCGAGCAATGACAAGAAAAGCGGCAGACGAAATACAAATTCGTCAGGATAGAATGGCTCATGCGAGCGAAATAGTGGACGAGATAGCTCGACTGAATCTTTCTTATGTTGAAGTTCCGGTTACAATTCGCTACAGTGCCGCCAGTCTTGCGCAAGGCCAGCGCAGCAGTAATGCCATTAAAATTGCACTCCGACTATTTGTTGATACGTTTTACCCGCATAAGTAA
- a CDS encoding DUF2304 domain-containing protein, giving the protein MGFQILMVLFATYSIWRAWSAYRTDGIDRRKLVLWVVIWLGAVVIVFQPARTDTLAAFLGVGRGVDAVFFLVIPTLFFLVFQLTRKVDRFDRTITTLVQELALSDEARKRIPNDRT; this is encoded by the coding sequence ATGGGCTTTCAAATACTCATGGTTCTGTTTGCCACATATTCAATTTGGCGAGCGTGGTCGGCGTATAGAACCGATGGCATTGACCGACGTAAGCTTGTTTTGTGGGTTGTCATTTGGCTCGGCGCCGTAGTAATTGTTTTTCAACCAGCTCGCACGGATACGTTGGCGGCGTTTTTGGGTGTTGGGCGGGGGGTAGATGCCGTTTTTTTCTTGGTAATTCCAACATTATTTTTTCTTGTTTTTCAGTTAACGCGTAAAGTTGATCGGTTTGATAGAACCATTACGACGTTGGTGCAAGAGCTTGCATTAAGTGACGAAGCACGAAAGCGCATACCAAATGACAGAACATAA
- a CDS encoding glycosyltransferase family 2 protein, giving the protein MTEHKPPHVVAVIPSYNGAEDLRLALSALVQCQYDGLEILVVDNASTDGSVAMMRADFPTAVVHEMKKNTGYAGACVAGYELAVARGADFVAFVNQDCEVTPHWLTPIVNLFQTDETVVAAQPLILYSQDREKINSAGNAIHFLGFGFSNGEGRMLADSRSRRYLFKPTEVPYASGAALVVRVRDIMLCGGLFEADFFMYHEDLDLGWRIRLAGKRSMLVPSSRVFHRYEFSRSTAIKYEYGERNRLLVLIMNYRFLTLLLLLPALLLAEVGIVTLSLLKGWFPLKLRGYRYILKQWPSIRTRRHKRQYERRASERSVTKPFTGRITNYNLGGPVLRVANPVFNLYWRVVRRLLR; this is encoded by the coding sequence ATGACAGAACATAAGCCGCCGCACGTTGTTGCGGTTATTCCTAGCTATAACGGCGCTGAAGATTTGCGCCTGGCACTCTCGGCGCTCGTACAATGTCAGTATGACGGGTTAGAGATACTTGTGGTGGACAACGCCTCAACTGATGGTAGCGTCGCAATGATGCGCGCAGATTTTCCGACCGCTGTGGTGCATGAGATGAAAAAGAACACCGGCTACGCCGGCGCGTGCGTGGCGGGATATGAACTGGCAGTAGCCCGGGGGGCTGATTTTGTTGCGTTCGTGAATCAAGACTGTGAAGTTACGCCGCACTGGCTTACGCCAATAGTGAACCTATTTCAAACTGACGAAACCGTTGTGGCTGCGCAGCCGCTCATACTTTATTCACAGGACAGAGAAAAAATAAACAGTGCCGGGAATGCCATACACTTTTTAGGTTTCGGATTTTCAAATGGCGAAGGACGCATGCTTGCAGACAGTCGAAGTCGACGCTACCTCTTTAAGCCAACAGAAGTGCCGTATGCGTCGGGTGCGGCGCTCGTTGTTCGGGTGCGTGACATCATGCTGTGCGGCGGGCTATTCGAAGCAGATTTCTTCATGTATCACGAAGACCTCGATTTGGGGTGGCGAATACGGTTAGCTGGTAAGCGAAGTATGCTGGTGCCGTCTTCCCGCGTGTTTCACCGGTATGAGTTTAGCCGCTCCACGGCCATTAAATATGAATACGGCGAACGGAATCGGTTGCTGGTACTCATTATGAATTACCGTTTTCTGACTTTACTCTTGCTCTTGCCCGCACTGCTGCTTGCTGAGGTTGGCATAGTCACGCTGTCCTTACTTAAGGGTTGGTTTCCGTTAAAGCTACGAGGCTATCGGTATATACTAAAGCAATGGCCGAGTATTCGAACTCGTCGGCATAAGCGGCAGTATGAACGTCGAGCTTCAGAACGAAGCGTGACGAAACCGTTTACTGGTCGGATTACAAATTATAATCTTGGCGGACCTGTCCTACGCGTTGCGAACCCAGTTTTCAACTTGTACTGGCGAGTTGTTCGTCGATTGCTTCGCTGA